The DNA window GCCATCACCATACCGATTAAACCACCAATGACTAGCATTAATAATGGCTCTAATAATTGTGAAAGGAGATCAATTTGATAGGCTAATTTCTGCTGATATTGGCGGGAAATATGCTGTAACATCTCAACTAAATTTCCACTCTTTTCTCCAAGAGCTAGCATCTGCTTTGCTTGCTGTGGAAAAAGGTTATAACTCAAACTTTGAGAAAAAGAATACCCTTGTTCTAATCCCTGTAAGCAACGTTCAATTTCAGCATCTAAAGGATTAATTGATGCTTGTTGTTGTCTTTGAATAACTGTTTTTTTAGGAGAGAAATGATGAGGTAAAAAAGTACGTAACGCCTGTGGTAAGGTGATACCTGCTTTTAACATCAAAGCTAATCCAGCCGTAAAATTAACCAGTTTTGTTTGAGTGTAGAGAGTTCGGATTAATGGTATTAACAGTACAATTCGTAATAATATCTGTTGTAACCAAATGGATTTTTGATACAGTATCCTCATCAACCACACTGTTGCACTTATGCCACATAACAAACTAATAAAATGTTGATGTAACATATTAGATAATAACAATAGAAATGCTGTTAATGCAGGTAAATTAGCCTGTTGATTTTGATATAAATCCGCAAACTGCGGTACAATAAACCATAACAACGCTAAGGTTAAAAGCAAAGAAATAGATAACACCACCAAAGGATAAAAAAGAATTTTTTGTATTTTCTGTTGTAAACTAGCTTGCTGAGCTTTTGCTAAAGCTAATTGCTGGATAATTTGTGCTAACTGTCCACTAACCTCACCGCTACGTAACAATTGCCGTTCCTGCAGTGAAAATATACGATGTTTCGTTTGCAAAGTAGCAGAAAAAGCTAACCCTAATTCCAATCCCTCTAACCATTCCCCTAACCACTGGTATAAACATAGCTGTTGACAATTTTCTCGCAACAAATACAGCGTTTGAGCTAAAGGCACGCCAGCTTGTAACAATAAAGCAAATTGCTGTAAGAAATCATAACTTTCTTGCAAGTCAGGATTACGCTTAAATTGCCAATTACGCTGCAAACGTATATCAGATAACGCCTGTTGTAATAAACGCTCTTTTGCCTGCTGTGCTGATTCTGCAATAATTTTTCCTTGCTGTTTTAATTGAAACTGATCTATCGCTCGCCAACGATATTCAGGCATAAAATCTCCTTATCCTAGTAATGAATTTGTTGAGTGCCTAATACTCGATCGACTTCTGCCTGATCAGTAATGCCTTTTTCCAATAAAGGAAGTGCAGCTTGTTCAAGGCTGTCATAATCACTGATAAACGACTCTTGTTGATTAACAGTTTGGCGAACTAAAAATTGATATACCCCTATTCGCCCAGTATAACCATTAGTACACTGACAAGCTGTTTGCGATAAATGACAACAATTTTGACATTTTTTTCGCAGTAAGCGTTGAGCAATTACTAGCAACAACGTATTTTCTAACTCACTTTGTTGAATACCTAATTGCTGTAAACGTGTGATCGCCGATCTGGCGGTATTAGTATGCAAGGTCGATAAAACTAAATGCCCTGTTTGTGCTGCTCTTAATGCCATTTCAGCGGTTTCTTGATCTCGAATTTCTCCAACCATAATGACATCAGGATCTTGCCGTAAAAAGGTACGCAATAACTTTGCAAAGGTTAATCCAATAGGATTATTTACCTGTGTTTGAATTACGCCTACTAATGGAATTTCAATCGGATCTTCCGCCGTCATTAAATGTTTATCTTCAGCATTTAAAAAGCTTAACCCACTGTATAAAGTTAAACTTTTACCACTACCAGTTGGTCCTGTTACTAAAATTAAGCCTTGTGGTTGTAACAATGCAGTTTTAAACATCTCAACTTGTGCTGCCGTCATACCTAACTCAGTAAAATTCAATGTAGTAGGTTGATTATGCTGTAAACGTAATACCATTTTTTCACCAAATTGAGTCGGTAAGGTGGAAAGACGCAATTCTAAGGTTTCAGCAAAAGTGGTTTTAAAAGAAAAATGCCCATCTTGTGGTAAACGTGTTTCACTAATATCTAACTTCGCTAATAGCTTTAGACGAGATAGCAATCGCCCGCCCAAAGAAAAGTTAAACTGCTGTTGTAACTGCAAAATACCATCAATCCGAAAACGTACTAGATAACTTTCTGCACTTGGTTCAAGATGAATATCAGATGCTCTGTGTTGAATACTCTGTTCTAACAACTGATTAAATAACTTGATCATTGGTTCATCTGAATCCAATTCCACACTATCAGATAAATAATCACTTTGTGGTTCATATAAAGTATTTTCCTTAGCCACAGCATAAATTGCATCATTCTGTGGATTTAATGCTTGCAATAACTGTTTTAAACCAAATTGCCCAATTACTACGGGTTCAACGATTTTTCCAGTTAAAAAAGAAAAGGTTTCGCAGCCACGAATATTATTCAACGATTCAATAGCTAACCATAAAGTCGTTGAGTCTTCTTGCACTGGTACAGCTAAATAACGCAGTAATAATGGGTATTTTTGTTGGTTCTGTTGCCATAACTCAGTCGATATCGTAAAGACCCGTTGGCTATCTTGCTCAAACACGCTATACAACATATTCTCCCCACCAACCTTTATCTAATTAGCACAAAAACCTACTGGAAATATTCCTTTATCCCCCGTACAGTTTACAGCCCAATCAATGACCTCTCCATTTTCGCCACCATTTGGCGTCAGTGTATATCCAATATTCTCCAATGTTCCTTTACCTGTTACTGAAATAACACCTGCATTTACTCCGACCGTTTTCAAATATTTTACTTTCTCACTCTCAGTAACCGCCGCTTGAATACCATTTTGCCCTGCTGAGCAATTTGTCTTAGAACCTGAATTATAAATACATAACTCAACTTCAGCCTTATACGGCGAAGCAGCTTGAATCAATTCTGACATTGCAGCTTTCTTGGTATAGTTTTGATAGGAAGGAATAGCCACCGTGGCTAATACAGCAATGATTGCGATGACAATCATCAATTCAATTAAAGTAAAGCCTTGAGATAATCCAACTCGAGATAAAGCTGCTTGAGTTAAGGTTGATCTTTTCATTCTCACCTCCAAAAAGTTATACTCTGTGATCTAAAATCTGTGCCAATAAAATCGCAAACTTTTTTCTTCTTTCAAAGAATGAATTACACGACTGCGAGAAAGATCGCAAAAAAGAGAAAATCACCAATGCCATCGCAACACGCTCAACGAGATAACACCTCTAACATTGAAAAATATCAAGTACAACAAGGATTAATCTTCCCTTGTCGTTACCTCCCTTCTCCTCATTTTGATCTTCGTCCTGATCCTACTGACATTTCTCTCTTGGTTATCCATTACATCAGCTTGCCTGAAAATCATTTTGGCGAAAAATATATTGATGATCTCTTTCTCGGTAGGCTAGATCCTATGGCTCACCCAACGTTTCACGATTTAAAAGGACTCAAAGTTTCTGCCCACTGTCTTATTGATCGACAAGGAAAACTTACACAATATGTAAATCTTAACCACCGAGCATGGCACGCTGGTGTTTCATACTTTGCTGGGAGAGAAAAATGCAATGATTTTTCTATTGGAATAGAATTAGAAGGAAGTAACCATCACGCTTTCACCCCTGAACAATACCACACACTGATCTATCTAACTCAAGCAATTTGCCAAACCTATCCCAAAATAACCCCTGAACGGATCGTGGGACACTGCCATATTGCACCTAATCGAAAAATCGATCCGGGACAATATTTTGAATGGGACAAATATTTCAATGCACTGATAAAAACAAAATAAGCATTAAAAAAGAGGATTACGGTTTTATTTATAACAAACTCAACTATCCTTTTTTAATTCCTCTTTTAAGCCATTTAACTTATTGATATGCGGCGTTATAATAGAAATGCTTAAACAGCAAAAGAATGAGATTATCTAAACACTAAAAAAAATGAGGCGAGTATGAATAGGAATGAAGAACAACATTTAGAACCAGATCAAAATGACAATATGAAGAAAGACCCGCCTCAACAAAATGAATTAAACTTAGATTTCAGTGAAATGGAACCAATCACACCGAAAAAAACTGTTGAACCTAATGTAGGGTTAATCAATAGTTTACAGCTCTGGTACCAGCGACAAAGCCAAAAATGGCAACAAGCTATGCTAAGTAAAAAGTCAAAAAAAACTCAAGCAACAACCACAGAAACTACCGCTGAAACATTAGCGTCTGAACAAACAGAAACAGCCCCTATTAATACACTCGAAACACACCAAAAATCTAAATTTTTTGCTATATTACCAATCAAACATCGCCGTTTAGCCATCACTTTAAGTGGCTTAATAGTAATTTTATTAATTTTTTTCTGGTTGAAACCTGAACAATCTCCAGTAGATAGTTTACAACATGGTAATGTAGCCATTACCTATCAACCGTTAGACCAAAATAATAGTGCAGATAACACAGATATTCCATGGTTAGCACAATCTACCGAGAGTATTTCAGCATTCACGCCAACAGAAAACACCTCTATTGATCAAAATATCACTCCTCTTCCAAATACCACAATTGAACAAAATAGTGATGGCTATACTATTATTCGAGAAAATAGCAATCAGGCACAAAATGAGGTTGTAGAAAACATTAAAAATGAACAAGCAGAAGCAGCAAGAGCATTAGCCATTTTAAATGGCGGTACCATTCCAGAAAATCAGCAAATAGCTTCGGTAGAGCCTACGACCCTCGCACAAACTGTTTCAAATGGGCAGACTGATAATACAACAATAAATTATAAGACCTTAGTGATTTCTTCTGGTAAGTCTTTAATGCAAGTTTTTCGAGATAATCATTTAAATATATCTGATATTATTGCGATGAATAAAACTAAAGGTGCAAAAATGTTAAGCCGTTTTAAACCTGGTGATAAAGTCCAAGTCAATGTTAAACATGGTCGGGTAACTGAATTACGCCTATCTGATGGTAGTCGATTTATTCGTAATACAGATGGTAGTTATCAATATCAAAAGTAACAATTAAAAGCAAAATTGCCCAGTAAACTGGGCAATTTTTTTATGAAAGAAACAGGGATAATTAAGGCTTATAAATAAATTCAACCCCTTCTTCATCTTCTTCTGACCAATCATCATCCCAATCATCTTCTGCAACCGCATCAAGTTGTTGTTGATGATAATCATCCCATTTAAAGGTTACCTCATTATCAGTTTCTGCTTGTTGTTCTTCACGTGGATGTGCTTCAATGAAATCCATTAATTCTCGCTCCAACTCAATAATATTTTGCTGAGTGGCGGCCGAGATTAAGTAATACTTATCATCATAACCCAAGCGAGTGATGATATCGGTTACTCTTTCATTCATCTCTTCTTCGCTTAAAGTATCAAT is part of the Mergibacter septicus genome and encodes:
- a CDS encoding pilin → MKRSTLTQAALSRVGLSQGFTLIELMIVIAIIAVLATVAIPSYQNYTKKAAMSELIQAASPYKAEVELCIYNSGSKTNCSAGQNGIQAAVTESEKVKYLKTVGVNAGVISVTGKGTLENIGYTLTPNGGENGEVIDWAVNCTGDKGIFPVGFCAN
- a CDS encoding LysM-like peptidoglycan-binding domain-containing protein — its product is MNRNEEQHLEPDQNDNMKKDPPQQNELNLDFSEMEPITPKKTVEPNVGLINSLQLWYQRQSQKWQQAMLSKKSKKTQATTTETTAETLASEQTETAPINTLETHQKSKFFAILPIKHRRLAITLSGLIVILLIFFWLKPEQSPVDSLQHGNVAITYQPLDQNNSADNTDIPWLAQSTESISAFTPTENTSIDQNITPLPNTTIEQNSDGYTIIRENSNQAQNEVVENIKNEQAEAARALAILNGGTIPENQQIASVEPTTLAQTVSNGQTDNTTINYKTLVISSGKSLMQVFRDNHLNISDIIAMNKTKGAKMLSRFKPGDKVQVNVKHGRVTELRLSDGSRFIRNTDGSYQYQK
- a CDS encoding GspE/PulE family protein, which encodes MLYSVFEQDSQRVFTISTELWQQNQQKYPLLLRYLAVPVQEDSTTLWLAIESLNNIRGCETFSFLTGKIVEPVVIGQFGLKQLLQALNPQNDAIYAVAKENTLYEPQSDYLSDSVELDSDEPMIKLFNQLLEQSIQHRASDIHLEPSAESYLVRFRIDGILQLQQQFNFSLGGRLLSRLKLLAKLDISETRLPQDGHFSFKTTFAETLELRLSTLPTQFGEKMVLRLQHNQPTTLNFTELGMTAAQVEMFKTALLQPQGLILVTGPTGSGKSLTLYSGLSFLNAEDKHLMTAEDPIEIPLVGVIQTQVNNPIGLTFAKLLRTFLRQDPDVIMVGEIRDQETAEMALRAAQTGHLVLSTLHTNTARSAITRLQQLGIQQSELENTLLLVIAQRLLRKKCQNCCHLSQTACQCTNGYTGRIGVYQFLVRQTVNQQESFISDYDSLEQAALPLLEKGITDQAEVDRVLGTQQIHY
- a CDS encoding type II secretion system F family protein, with translation MPEYRWRAIDQFQLKQQGKIIAESAQQAKERLLQQALSDIRLQRNWQFKRNPDLQESYDFLQQFALLLQAGVPLAQTLYLLRENCQQLCLYQWLGEWLEGLELGLAFSATLQTKHRIFSLQERQLLRSGEVSGQLAQIIQQLALAKAQQASLQQKIQKILFYPLVVLSISLLLTLALLWFIVPQFADLYQNQQANLPALTAFLLLLSNMLHQHFISLLCGISATVWLMRILYQKSIWLQQILLRIVLLIPLIRTLYTQTKLVNFTAGLALMLKAGITLPQALRTFLPHHFSPKKTVIQRQQQASINPLDAEIERCLQGLEQGYSFSQSLSYNLFPQQAKQMLALGEKSGNLVEMLQHISRQYQQKLAYQIDLLSQLLEPLLMLVIGGLIGMVMAGMYLPIFNLGSTLG
- the ampD gene encoding 1,6-anhydro-N-acetylmuramyl-L-alanine amidase AmpD, whose protein sequence is MPSQHAQRDNTSNIEKYQVQQGLIFPCRYLPSPHFDLRPDPTDISLLVIHYISLPENHFGEKYIDDLFLGRLDPMAHPTFHDLKGLKVSAHCLIDRQGKLTQYVNLNHRAWHAGVSYFAGREKCNDFSIGIELEGSNHHAFTPEQYHTLIYLTQAICQTYPKITPERIVGHCHIAPNRKIDPGQYFEWDKYFNALIKTK